Proteins found in one Quercus robur chromosome 2, dhQueRobu3.1, whole genome shotgun sequence genomic segment:
- the LOC126712326 gene encoding beta-galactosidase 5-like, with protein sequence METHSVSKLLILLLMVLYHGSELTQCSVTYDKKAILINGQRRILISGSIHYPRSTPEMWEDLIQKAKDGGLDVIDTYVFWNVHEPSPGNYNFEGRNDLVRFIKTVQKVGLYAHLRIGPYVCAEWNFGGFPVWLKYVPGMSFRTDNEPFKTAMQGFTQKIVQMMKNERLFASQGGPIILSQIENEYGPESKALGAAGHAYINWAAKMAVGLNTGVPWVMCKEDDAPDPVINACNGFYCDAFSPNKGYKPTMWTEAWSGWFTEFGGTIHQRPVQDLAFGVARFIQKGGSYINYYMYHGGTNFGRTAGGPFITTSYDYDAPIDEYGLIRQPKYGHLKELHRAIKLCEQALVSSDPVVTSLGTYQQAHVFSSGRGRCAAFLANYHTTSAARILFNNMHYDLPPWSISILPDCRNAVFNTARVGVQTSQMQMLPTDSELLSWETYGEDISSLVDQSSMTTVGLLEQVNVTRDSSDYLWYITSVDVNPSESFLRGQKPTLSVQSAGHAVHVFINGQYSGSTFGTREQRQFTFTGSVNLHAGTNKIALLSIAVGLPNVGFHYETWKTGILGPVLLHGLDKGQRDLSWQKWSYQVGLKGEAMNLVSPNGASSVDWIRGSLATQSHQPLTWYKAYINAPKGNEPLALDMRSMGKGQVWINGQSIGRYWMAYAKGDCNTCSYSGTFRPTKCQLGCDQPTQRWYHVPRSWLKPTQNLLVVFEELGGDVSKISLVRRSVTRVCADTSEHHPTIENFSTEGHGEPKMLHQAKVHLRCAAGESISTIKFASFGTPSGTCGSFQKGTCHAPNSLEVVKKKCMGQESCLVTISNTTFGADPCPAMLKRLSVEATCSSASTGTETNSRR encoded by the exons atGGAAACTCACTCGGTTTCCAAGCTACTGATCTTGCTTTTAATGGTCTTGTATCATGGTTCTGAGCTGACACAATGCAGTGTCACCTACGATAAGAAGGCTATTCTCATCAATGGCCAAAGAAGAATTCTCATCTCTGGTTCCATTCACTATCCCAGAAGCACTCCTGAA ATGTGGGAAGACCTTATTCAGAAGGCTAAAGATGGAGGCTTGGATGTCATAGACACTTATGTGTTTTGGAATGTTCATGAACCTTCTCCTGGCAAT TATAATTTTGAGGGCAGGAATGATCTGGTACGGTTCATTAAGACAGTGCAGAAAGTAGGGCTCTATGCTCATCTCCGCATTGGACCTTATGTTTGTGCAGAATGGAATTTTGG GGGATTCCCTGTTTGGTTGAAGTATGTTCCTGGTATGAGCTTCAGAACAGATAATGAGCCTTTCAAG ACGGCAATGCAAGGGTTCACCCAGAAGATTGTCCAGATGATGAAGAATGAAAGGCTATTTGCTTCGCAAGGCGGTCCCATTATCCTTTCTCAG ATTGAGAACGAGTATGGGCCTGAAAGCAAGGCACTTGGAGCTGCTGGCCATGCGTATATAAATTGGGCGGCAAAGATGGCTGTTGGATTGAATACAGGAGTCCCATGGGTGATGTGCAAGGAAGACGATGCCCCAGACCCTGTG ATAAATGCGTGTAACGGTTTTTACTGTGATGCTTTCTCTCCCAATAAAGGTTACAAACCTACCATGTGGACTGAGGCTTGGAGTGGCTG GTTCACAGAGTTTGGTGGCACAATTCACCAACGACCAGTTCAAGATTTGGCATTTGGTGTTGCTCGTTTCATACAAAAGGGTGGCTCATACATAAACTACTACATG TATCACGGAGGAACAAACTTTGGACGCACTGCTGGAGGTCCATTCATTACAACAAGTTATGACTATGATGCCCCAATTGATGAGTATG GTTTGATCAGGCAACCAAAATATGGTCATTTGAAGGAGCTTCATCGAGCTATTAAGCTATGTGAACAGGCTTTAGTTTCTTCAGATCCTGTTGTTACTTCTTTAGGAACCTATCAGCAG GCTCATGTATTCTCTTCAGGGAGAGGACGGTGTGCAGCTTTTCTTGCAAACTACCACACAACTTCTGCTGCTAGGATACTATTCAATAACATGCATTACGATTTGCCTCCTTGGTCAATTAGCATCCTTCCTGACTGCAGAAACGCTGTATTTAATACTGCAAGG GTGGGAGTTCAAACTTCACAGATGCAAATGTTGCCTACCGATTCTGAATTGCTCTCATGGGAGACTTATGGTGAAGATATTTCTTCTCTAGTGGACCAGTCATCAATGACAACTGTTGGACTCTTGGAGCAAGTAAATGTTACCAGAGACTCGAGTGACTATCTATGGTACATAACCAG TGTTGACGTTAATCCGTCAGAATCATTTCTGCGAGGACAAAAGCCCACTCTTAGCGTGCAGTCAGCTGGGCATGCTGTTCACGTATTCATCAATGGGCAATATTCAG GGTCGACCTTTGGGACCAGGGAGCAGAGGCAATTCACATTTACTGGATCCGTCAACCTGCATGCTGGAACAAATAAAATTGCACTACTCAGTATAGCTGTGGGATTACCG AATGTCGGATTCCATTATGAGACATGGAAAACAGGAATCCTTGGTCCAGTGTTGCTACATGGTCTTGACAAGGGGCAAAGAGACTTATCATGGCAGAAATGGTCCTACCAG GTTGGCCTAAAAGGAGAGGCAATGAATTTGGTCTCTCCTAATGGAGCCTCGTCTGTTGATTGGATCCGAGGATCACTAGCTACGCAAAGCCATCAGCCTCTGACATGGTATAAG GCTTATATCAATGCACCTAAAGGAAATGAGCCACTGGCTTTAGACATGCGGAGCATGGGAAAGGGTCAAGTGTGGATCAATGGACAGAGCATAGGAAGATACTGGATGGCGTATGCAAAAGGCGATTGCAATACTTGTAGCTACTCTGGGACATTCAGGCCCACAAAATGCCAACTTGGTTGTGACCAACCAACCCAAAGATG GTATCATGTTCCAAGGTCCTggttaaagccaacacaaaatttGTTGGTAGTTTTTGAGGAACTTGGTGGGGATGTATCAAAGATTTCTCTTGTGCGGAGATCAGTGACACGTGTTTGTGCTGATACATCTGAGCACCACCCAACTATTGAGAATTTTAGTACTGAGGGCCATGGTGAACCAAAAATGCTTCACCAGGCCAAGGTTCACTTGCGCTGTGCAGCAGGAGAGTCCATATCAACTATTAAATTTGCAAGTTTTGGGACTCCTTCCGGAACTTGTGGAAGTTTCCAAAAGGGAACCTGCCATGCACCAAACTCTCTTGAAGTTGTAAAAAAG AAATGCATGGGGCAGGAGAGTTGCTTGGTTACCATATCAAATACTACCTTTGGGGCGGATCCATGTCCTGCCATGTTGAAGCGATTATCAGTGGAAGCTACTTGTTCTTCAGCGAGTACAGGCACCGAAACCAATTCAAGGAGATGA